A single region of the Podospora pseudopauciseta strain CBS 411.78 chromosome 1, whole genome shotgun sequence genome encodes:
- a CDS encoding hypothetical protein (COG:S; EggNog:ENOG503P7N1) has translation MSGLASSGRGGAGNMRDQSKTPTVQPEDLETPTLKGSNVVTTGRGGSGNMAANLDEEEKRRRQDVQPVARRPSHGAINTGRGGAGNVVNADKAGRPSSEEAVDTSDLKKTPSPKTEEEKKSWTDKLFGKKQ, from the exons ATGTCCGGACTTGCTTCCTCTGGCCGCGGCGGCGCCGGCAACATGCGCGACCAGTCCAAGACCCCTACGGTCCAGCCCGAGGACCTCGAGACTCCCACCCTCAAGGGGTCCAACGTTGTGACCACCGGCCGCGGCGGGTCCGGCAACATGGCTGCGAacctcgacgaggaggagaagcgcCGGCGTCAGGACGTTCAACC TGTCGCTCGTCGCCCTAGCCATGGCGCCATCAACACAGGCCGCGGCGGCGCCGGAAACGTCGTCAATGCGGACAAGGCTGGGCGCCCCTCgtcggaggaggcggttgaTACCTCGGATTTGAAAAAGACACCCTCGCCCAaaaccgaggaggagaagaagagctgGACGGACAAGTTGTTTGGCAAGAAGCAGTAG